GGGTGTCGACCCGGCCGGGGTCGGTGCGCGAGAGCTGGTCGACCAGCATCGGCAGACGCTGCTCGGCGATGCCGAAGGCGGCGTTGCGCAGCTGGCGCATCGAGCGGCTCATCTGGCGGGCCATGATCCCGGCGATGATGAACGCGGCGAGCAGGGCGACGATGACGATGGCGCCGTTGATGTAGGCGTCGCGCTGGGCGTCGGAGGCGATCTGGCCGGCCTCGGACACCGCGCGGTTGATCAGCTCGGTCTCGACCTCGCTGTAGCCCTCGAACTTCAGCGTGGAGGCCGCCATCCAGTTCTGGTAGGTGACACCCTGCTTGGCGAGGTCCTCGCGGGAGGCACCGCTGCCGATCGCCTGGATCATCTTCAGCATGGTGTCCGGCGGCGCGACGTAGTCCGGGTTCTTCGCGGCGGCCTCGGCCGCCTGCTTCTTGCCCTCTTCGGTCTTCTGCGCCATGACCGACTCGAGCCGCGCGGCGTCGGCCTCGGTGCCACCGGAGACGAACTCCTGGACGGCGACGTTCTCCAGGTAGGCGTACGAGGTGAACGCGGTGATCTGCTGGCGGAAGATCTGCTCGTCCTCGCTCGGGCGGACCAGCAGGTGGGTGCCGATCGAGCGCTGCAGCGAGGCGGCGCCCTTGGCGAGGGCGATCGCGTAGACGGTACGGCCGTACGCGGTGACGTTGCCGGTGCCGAGACCGAGCTCGTTGGAGAACTCCATCAGCAGGTGCTCGACGGCGACGTAACCCTCTTCGGTCTGCACCGGGTCGGCGGCGCGGGTGAAGGCGGTCTGCCGGATCTTCTCCAGCTGCGGCTCGGCCTCCTCCACCAGACGCAGACGGCGCTCCAGGCCCTGCCCGGCGGGCATCCCGACGACCTCCGCGTGGAAGGCGTCGGCCTTCTCGTCGGTGAAGGCGCGGGCGTCCTTGACGACGTCGCTGTCCCGGTTGCCCTCCAGCAGGGGCTGGGCGGAGAGGTCACGCTCGTTGAGCAGCGCCTCGGCGTAGATACCGGCGGCGGCCACGATCTTGGCGACCTTCTCGGCGTCCTTGGCCTCCTGCCAGGTGTCGATCGAGCCCTTCACCTGGAAGCCGCCCATGACCAGGCCGACCAGCACGGGTATGAGGAGAATCGCGTTCAGGCGGGTGGGTACACGCCAGTTGCGGGGGGAGAGACGACTGCCGCTGGGCGCGGGAACTGCCGTCGGCTCCGGTCCGGTCACTTGTGCGGGTGCCGCTCCGCGCGGCGGCGGGGTGAAGTTGCCCCGCGCCGACGGCTCGGGACCTTTCTTGCTTCGCCTCACTCGACCAACAACCTCTCGGCGCCGGCACCTACGTCGTGCCGCGGGTGACTCCACGCCCTAGTACGTCTTTGACTAATGGGCAGTTCAGGCATTCCAGCACGTCACGCTGAGGACTTCCAAACACTGGGAGGCAACGATTCCGCGTGATGTAAGTCCCAGATAAAACGGTCATAAAGAGCGAGCCCCGGCAAAAAGCGGGGCCATTGTGAGCGCAGCGGCACCGATCGACCGCGACGCGTGGTCGTACCACCCTATTTCTCTGTCGAAACGTTATGAACACCGAGGCCGACCGTGTCAAAGGACACAGCCGGCTCCGGTGTAACTACGACAACTACCGTATGACGTTGTGGACTTGGGTCCTGTTTTTGGGACCGGTCGGGGTGCTTCGGCCCTGTTTCCTAGCGCAGCCGCGCCATGAGCGCGTGCTCGACCAAGGTGATCAGGGCCGATTTGGCGTCCGCGCGGTGGCGGGCGTCCGTCGTGATGATCGGGGTGTCGGGCCCGATCTGGAGCGCCTCACGCACCTCGTCGGGCGTGTAGGGCTGGTGCCCGTCGAAGCCGTTGAGGGCGATGACGAACGGCAGGCCGCTGTTCTCGAAGTAGTCGACGGCCGGGAAGCAGTCGGCCAGACGCCGGGTGTCCACCAGCACCACGGCGCCGATGGCACCGCGGACCAGGTCGTCCCACATGAACCAGAAGCGGTCCTGACCGGGGGTGCCGAACAGGTACAGGATCAGGTCCTGGTCGAGGGTGATGCGGCCGAAGTCCATGGCGACCGTGGTGGTCGTCTTGTCCCCGGTGTGGGTGAGGTCGTCGATGCCCGCGGACGCGGACGTCATGACGGCCTCGGTACGCAGCGGGTTGATCTCCGAGACGGCCCCGACGAACGTGGTCTTGCCCACGCCGAAACCGCCCGCCACCACGATCTTCGCGGAGGTGGTGGCCCGTCCCGCTTCAGAGCTTCCGAAGTCCACTGAGCACCCTTTCCAGCAGAGTCACGTCCGGCGCGCCACCGGCGTTCTCGTCGCCACCGGGCTGATGGATCGCGACCAGTCCGGCCTCGGCGAGGTCCGCGACCAGGATCCGGGCCACACCGAGCGGCATGGACAGCAGGGCCGACACCTCGGCCACCGACTTCACCTCGTGGCACAGGTGGCAGATCCGCTGGTGCTCGGGGA
This genomic stretch from Streptomyces deccanensis harbors:
- a CDS encoding GTP-binding protein, with product MDFGSSEAGRATTSAKIVVAGGFGVGKTTFVGAVSEINPLRTEAVMTSASAGIDDLTHTGDKTTTTVAMDFGRITLDQDLILYLFGTPGQDRFWFMWDDLVRGAIGAVVLVDTRRLADCFPAVDYFENSGLPFVIALNGFDGHQPYTPDEVREALQIGPDTPIITTDARHRADAKSALITLVEHALMARLR
- a CDS encoding DUF742 domain-containing protein, whose product is MTPPTAPHDPYAEPYGDEGDQPLVRPYAMTGGRTRPRYQLALEALISTTADPAHLMGLLPEHQRICHLCHEVKSVAEVSALLSMPLGVARILVADLAEAGLVAIHQPGGDENAGGAPDVTLLERVLSGLRKL